The sequence TCATTTGATACATGGTTCCCTAAAAAGTCAATATCCATTGTTGGTCTACCGTCTAGATCATTGAATGCAATTGGTAAGACAACTTTTTCTTTTTTGATTCATTCTTCAATCTTTGTAAAATCGACTTTTCATTCATCATTACATCCACAACCCTATGATTCGATCAACTTTTTTCGTTATGTTCATTATTTTTGCATAATCTAACAACTTTGTTATCCTTTTCTTTGGATCTCTTACATATGCAAAAATGGCTTTATTAAAAACTTCTTTGTCCATTTTGTTTTCATAACGGATTACATCACAAATTGTTCTATCTCTGTCAAAAATCGATATTGTATGTCCTTCATACTCAGCAGTGCATCTTCCAAGCTCAACGTATGCATCTATCAAGAAGTAAAACTGCATGATTGGATAATCAATCTTATACTTAGATTTGGAATTGTTCTTACTAACTGCAATATGCCATGCATTGGGAACCCTATCTGTATACCCATAGATGAATAAAGCCGACTCCAAACAGACTACCCCTTCTGGATATAGTTTGTTAATTATTGCAGCTTCCGATACAGGCAAATCATCAATCCATTCATAATATCCCGTTTTAACTTTTCCAACATAGCCTAACTCTATCAACTTATTTAAAGTAGTATTATGATATCCTCGGGAAGTAAAATCAGACAGTTTGATAATTCCTCCATGCTTTTCAAATATTTTCTTATACTCTTCAATGTTCATGTTAATTTCTCCTCTTTAAAATTCTTAAGCGGGTTCAATTACATTCTACAGCATATATACACATCTGTATAGTAAAAAGAACCTCTCGAAAATTCCAGAGAGGACTTTTTAACAAACAAACGAAATATGGCTTAAGTACAGAATTCAACATTCTATACTTAGTTGGAAACATGGGATATTCAAGGTTTTCCTTTATATGAACAAGAACCCCTAAGTAAAACTTAGGAGTTCCAATACTTCTGGCACACCATGAGGGACCAGGGCCCCCGATGAACAGAATCAGCTATTCTTTTCTATAACGTTCTATATTTTCTGTAACGTATGAAACAACTCGGTTTTTAGGCCATAATTTCTGTATAAACAGATATCAATCTATAACTTTGTTGGGAAAATGTTGGGAAGTATCCAGCTTAGCATTAGTGATCATAAGTATTTAAACTTACTGTAAAAGTCGTTCCATTTTCCTCATCACTGGTTACAGTAATCTTACCTTCATGCATTTTAACAATTTCACTGGCTATGGTAAGTCCAAGTCCATAGCTATTTTCTTTTCTAGTTCTTGATTTATCTACCATGTAAAACCTATCAAAAATGCTATCAATTTCTTCTTTTGGTATCAATCGACCAAAGTTGTTTACAGTGAGTATCACTTTACTAGGAGATTTCTTCAAGCTGAATGTTGTAATTGTCTTTTTATCCGAATACTTCATGGCATTATCTAATAAGATAATATTAAGTCGTTTTAAATGACTATAACTACCTTTCAAATAAATATCGGAATCAATGTCCATAGAAAGCTCTTTTCCTGCATCATAGAAGACGGTTTCAAATGACATGGTACTTTCAAATGCAAGATCACTCATTGAAACTTTTTCGAATGGTATCTGTTCAACACTGAAATCTAATTTCGTCAACATCAATAAATCTTCTATCAATGTTTGCATATGTTTCACTTCACTATTTATATTCTCAACCCATTTCTGTTTTTTTTCTTCAGGATTACTGGATAAAAAGGATGTGTTTGCTCGAATAACTGTTAAAGGGGTCTTGAGTTCATGAGAAGCATCCATAATGAATTGCTGCTGTTGTTTCCAAGCTCTCTCAACAGGTTTAACAGCTATATATGATAGATACAAACTTGCCACAAAAAATACGATTAAAGAACTTCCAAGTATTAGAAAATAACTTCTAACCTGTCTTTGCATGAAACTTTCCTCATGGGAATAATCGATAAATCCAGTGATGTTGTTATCATACTTTTTATATATGAGACCATAGTCAGTCAAAATACCCTTGTTTTCACTTTTATTATTAGTTGATATTAACAGCTCATATACCATTTCTTCAGTAACTCGACTACTAGGGTCTGTAATTTCTACTAGCTCTGTCGTTTCACTTGTTCTGGTAAAAAAACTAAATACCTTTGACTGGTCATCAATAAATCTATCTTCACTATATGATTTCTCATTATCATCTATTTGTAAACCATCATTCGTATAACCCTCAGCATACAGTTCATCGAGAGCCCTATAGCTATCATTCATCATATGTTGTCTTGAGGATGTAATCAGGCTGACTAGGAGCCCAGTTAAAATCAGGCCTATTAGTGTCATCATAATGATTACAAATCGGATTCTTAGTTTCTTAATCATGGCCTTCCTCCAACTTATATCCTAGCATTCTTACAGCTTTGATATTGATATCTGAGCCAATGTAATGAAGTTTCTTTCTAAGAAAAGACATATATGCCTCAACGTTATTGCTTGTAGCATCAGACTCTTCACCCCATACCTTTATAAGAAATCTTTCCTTAGAAACAACATTCCCTGCATTGGAAACCAAGATCTTCATAACCTCATACTCTTTCGCACTCAGATTGACTGATTTTATACCTTTGGTCATAACAAACGATTTGTTGGATATTTCTATATCACCAAAGCTCAAAATATCTGAAATAACCTCATGACCTCTTCTTGTAATTGCACGCAATCTTGCTAATAGTTCTTCAGGTGCAAAAGGCTTTGAAAGATAATCATCAGCCCCAAAGTCTAACCCTTGAACCTTATCACTGATATCGCCCCTAGCAGTTAACATCAAGACAGGTGTTATGATTTTTTGACTCCTGATGAGCTTAATAACTTCAAAACCATTCATTTTCGGCAACATCACGTCAAGTATAACTGCATCATAGTCACCATTACTCACGTAATACAAACCATCCATACCGTCATAAACCGCTTCAGTGTCATATCCTGAATCCTTTAGTATTTTGCAAAGTGCTTCTGAAATTTTTTTATCATCTTCTATAACTAATATCTTCATATTTCTTCCTTTATTCAACATTCTACTTACAATCCATTTATACCCAAATCCAAATAGAATATGTCCTATATTTTTAAGCTGACTTTCTATATTCATATCATCAATCCTCAAGGGTATACCCTTGAGGATTGATGATACTAAAAGTAATCTAAAATCTTTACTGACTTTCAAGAACTTTAAACTTGCCCATCATACCTTTTTCCTCATGAATCAAAATATGACAATGGTACATATAATCACCTGTAAATCTGAACTTAACTTGGAGTTTCATAGATTCATTCGGTCTTAAATAGATGGTGTCTTTCCATCCAGTCGTTTTATAATCACTTGCTTCGCCATCGATTTCAACCACCAAGAACTGTGCATTGTGGATATGAAAGGAATGATTTTCGTCGTCTATGTTGTTCACTTCAAAGTAGTAAATTTCATCCTTGATAAACTCTTCATTATAGACTGCAGGATCAAAGGGGGTGTTATTGATGATGTTTCTTCCTAAGTCAAAAGTATGAGTAGTGGCTTGATTTGAATAGGTCTCATATGGTGTTGTCTCAACCAACATTTCTGGTATTGAAATCGTTTCTGTAGATTCACCAGTAACCCTTAAGCTGAGAACGATTTGCCCGTTAGCAATTACTTCAACTTGATCTCCTACTCTTTTATCAGATAGATCAATTAAAAACTCAATTCTTTGTCCCGCTGCGATTTCAAAACTGTCAGCTTCTTGTGGTGCTTCTAAGAGACCACCATCTGTACCAATGACACTTACTTTACTGCCATCATTCGTGAATATATCCATAATACCATGATTGCTACCATTCAAAGTCCTGAATCTTATCACTTCGTTTTTCACTTCAAGATAGGGTCTGTTATAACCATTGGTCATGATTGCAAAACCTTCTGTTGTATCTGAATTCGAACCCTTACCGTCTTCAAAATTTAGCTCAGAATGATTTTTATTATGAACCGCTCTAGTATTTTCAGTGTTTACCCTTTTGTCTTGATTATCAGTGTCTAATGATTGACCATGGTCAATTTGCCCTTCAGCATCAAACAACTTAGCCTGTAGAACCAATGGAATATCATTTAGACCATAGTCAGTAGGCAAGTCAATATCCTTTATTGCTTCATCTTCAATGATTATCAATCCTGCTAAGCCCTCATAAGCTTGTGATGCCGTAAATCCCATGGCATGAGGATGATACCATATGGTCGTTGCTTGTTGATCCACTGCCAATTCATAGGTTTTTGATTCACTAGGCTTAACGATAGCAACGCTACCAGCTGCTCCATCATTTTTTCCAGTTACTTCAAGGCCATGCCAATGGACTGTCGTATTTTCACTTAGATTATTGGTTATTGTGGGATAAAATGTACTGCCTTTTTGTAACTTTATTGTCTTACCCAAATACCCCTGATTATTGTAACTTTTTGTTTTAGAAGTATAACCTTCAAAGAACTCAAACCCAGTCTCATCTACAGTGATCTCAAATGATGAGCCATCTTGCGTCATATCCACAAGTTCTGGAATAAGGAGTGGTCTCTGATTTTCATTGTTTTCTGGTAACTCTGTTGCATATCGTCTTTCTTCTTCATTTCTAAATAAATCAAAATCTCTACCACGCATGATGAGCATAGCGACAATTATCAATAAAATTAGAATGATCACCACTAATAACACAGTAATTTTTTTCATTTTTAAACCTCCTATTTAGCAGTCTTAAATAAATCATTATTTGATTCATCTGTCTTTTTTCTAATAATGTTAGGTATTCTCAGCCCCTTCGTATAGTTAATTGAGCCCTTAACCTTACACACATCTATACAATCCATACAAGAAATGCAAGTAATATCATTTACAATTTCGCTCTTCATCAGATCTACTTGCATTGGACATTCTTTATTACACTTTTTACAGGATACACAATTTGATGTTCTCTTGATTCTAAAGATTCTTAAAGATGAAAACAGACTGTATTCTGCACCTTTTGTACATAAGTACTTACAGTAAAACCTTTCATTGAAAAGGGATGCTCCTACTAACAAAATAAAAACAAGTAGTGATAAAATAGTATCAACTTCACCTACTAATAGATTGGTGAAAGTTCTTCTAGGTTCTAAACCAAAAGTCGCCAGACCATTGATGCCAAAAGGTAAAAAAGCAATAAAGTATAATAAGTATCTAGAATACTTCAGATATTTGTGTACTCCAGGTTTAAACTCGAGTTTAGGTAATCCTATAAATCTGCCCAACTTGCCCATAATATTTTGTACAAAACCTAAGGGACAAAACCAAGAACAAAATATCGGTCCTAGTATTATAGTAGATAAAAGTATTAAAGTAGTGATCAAGGGATTTCTATTCAGTCCTAAGTATATTAAATAAATCCATACCAAAGTTGTAATTGTTCTAATAACAAGTATTTTCTTCATTTATTAAGCTCCTCTATTGTAGATTATATTTTTCTCTCTATCATGTACTCATCTTAGCAAATGTAACTGAAAGAAGACTGAAAAAAACTTTCAGGTTTATTTCAGCTTTCTAGATTAAATCATAGTATTTCTTTCAAACTCACAACAGTCAATTTCCTCAACCATCATAGTCGAGGGTACAACCGGATAAAAGGGTTGCAAATAGTGAGGTCAAGAGTTCGTAGATACAATTAGAGATTTCTTTTCCCAACACATTCCCAACTTTCAAAACAATGAAATATCACTTATTTGAGCAAAAACTACAAGAACCCCTAAGTAAAACTTAGGAGTTCCAATACTTCTGGCACACCGTGAGGGACCAGGGCCCCCGACGAACAGATTCGCGGTCCCATGTTCCTTCTTCTGTTTTGATCTGAAGCTACTAAGCGAGGATTATAAGCAAAAGACGAAGTCAGGGCGACTTCGTCTTTAATCTTCTGATCTTCTATCCCTCTACTTACTCAACTCAATACGCCTTGCAAGACTTCCCGTACAGGCTATGAACACCGATGCGATCAAGAGGTTGATGCCGAATACGGCAAGCACTGTCCAAAATACGGATTCTGTCATCGCACCAACAACTCCTGCTGCAACTCCTGTAGGAAGTGCGACTAAGAGCATCTGCACCATCTTGATGAAGGGCATCATGACAGCGGCATCTGTCGGG is a genomic window of Fusibacter sp. A1 containing:
- a CDS encoding cell wall metabolism sensor histidine kinase WalK, coding for MIKKLRIRFVIIMMTLIGLILTGLLVSLITSSRQHMMNDSYRALDELYAEGYTNDGLQIDDNEKSYSEDRFIDDQSKVFSFFTRTSETTELVEITDPSSRVTEEMVYELLISTNNKSENKGILTDYGLIYKKYDNNITGFIDYSHEESFMQRQVRSYFLILGSSLIVFFVASLYLSYIAVKPVERAWKQQQQFIMDASHELKTPLTVIRANTSFLSSNPEEKKQKWVENINSEVKHMQTLIEDLLMLTKLDFSVEQIPFEKVSMSDLAFESTMSFETVFYDAGKELSMDIDSDIYLKGSYSHLKRLNIILLDNAMKYSDKKTITTFSLKKSPSKVILTVNNFGRLIPKEEIDSIFDRFYMVDKSRTRKENSYGLGLTIASEIVKMHEGKITVTSDEENGTTFTVSLNTYDH
- a CDS encoding response regulator transcription factor; this translates as MNIESQLKNIGHILFGFGYKWIVSRMLNKGRNMKILVIEDDKKISEALCKILKDSGYDTEAVYDGMDGLYYVSNGDYDAVILDVMLPKMNGFEVIKLIRSQKIITPVLMLTARGDISDKVQGLDFGADDYLSKPFAPEELLARLRAITRRGHEVISDILSFGDIEISNKSFVMTKGIKSVNLSAKEYEVMKILVSNAGNVVSKERFLIKVWGEESDATSNNVEAYMSFLRKKLHYIGSDINIKAVRMLGYKLEEGHD
- a CDS encoding 4Fe-4S binding protein, giving the protein MKKILVIRTITTLVWIYLIYLGLNRNPLITTLILLSTIILGPIFCSWFCPLGFVQNIMGKLGRFIGLPKLEFKPGVHKYLKYSRYLLYFIAFLPFGINGLATFGLEPRRTFTNLLVGEVDTILSLLVFILLVGASLFNERFYCKYLCTKGAEYSLFSSLRIFRIKRTSNCVSCKKCNKECPMQVDLMKSEIVNDITCISCMDCIDVCKVKGSINYTKGLRIPNIIRKKTDESNNDLFKTAK
- a CDS encoding multicopper oxidase family protein gives rise to the protein MKKITVLLVVIILILLIIVAMLIMRGRDFDLFRNEEERRYATELPENNENQRPLLIPELVDMTQDGSSFEITVDETGFEFFEGYTSKTKSYNNQGYLGKTIKLQKGSTFYPTITNNLSENTTVHWHGLEVTGKNDGAAGSVAIVKPSESKTYELAVDQQATTIWYHPHAMGFTASQAYEGLAGLIIIEDEAIKDIDLPTDYGLNDIPLVLQAKLFDAEGQIDHGQSLDTDNQDKRVNTENTRAVHNKNHSELNFEDGKGSNSDTTEGFAIMTNGYNRPYLEVKNEVIRFRTLNGSNHGIMDIFTNDGSKVSVIGTDGGLLEAPQEADSFEIAAGQRIEFLIDLSDKRVGDQVEVIANGQIVLSLRVTGESTETISIPEMLVETTPYETYSNQATTHTFDLGRNIINNTPFDPAVYNEEFIKDEIYYFEVNNIDDENHSFHIHNAQFLVVEIDGEASDYKTTGWKDTIYLRPNESMKLQVKFRFTGDYMYHCHILIHEEKGMMGKFKVLESQ